The Daphnia carinata strain CSIRO-1 chromosome 9, CSIRO_AGI_Dcar_HiC_V3, whole genome shotgun sequence nucleotide sequence ACTTTTGTCGACGGAAAATTTGTATTCGACAATGAACCAGATATCTCTGGATACTGGTTACAAACAATCGATTCGTCAATCATAAACTGCGTTCTCGAGAAAGTCGAACTTTTCCAGCAAAAAGAGGATGCAGACTTCTCAACACCCATCGGAATTGCTTCTGCTACGTCCGGCAATTTGTCACACAATCActtaacactgatttgggacaaaacctacacacagAAAACCAAAGTAACTACCAGACTCGTCGAAGACGGCATCGGTATGCTGACCCGATGGCCAGGAGAAAAACCACTCCTTAGACTCCAAGATGACAAAAACCAATTGGACTTCCACCTGACACCAGTACTGCGCTGCGTTTCAGTACAACAAAATTGCTCCAATAGAACTTCTTCATATGAAAtcgtcggccaatcaaaactcttcgtcaCGACGGCAGCCATAATGGAAAAAGCAACCCCAGTGGGGACTCGAGCGCCACTCAGCGCCGAAAACTTAAATATCCCGGCCAATATCCAATACATCCGTGATCAACTCACCGACCACGAGAATGAATTGGCACGACAGGTTCAACTACTTCAATGTGAAGCTcgtaaagccaaacatgaaagggcCGTCACAACCGCccaatataatggatggctAGCGGCCTCACAATTAAACTTACCCCGGTGCACGAAATTACAAGCATTCGGGAAGACGGTCGTATTAATTCAATGTCAGGccttaaatgtcacatttGAGACTGTATTGACTTcgtgcggaccgcaaccaaaattccaaaattatacgattaacctcgatggctgggaactcgtaaaatattccccttgttattggacaaatggatttgtcaatttcaataacaaacCCTATGCCTTCCGTAATAATACGTGGGAACAACTCGAAGCCACAATTGTATTGCCTGAACAAACACTGGCGCACTCTTTCCGTTACGAGAACGTCGAATTTTTCGACTATGAACATCAAAGTAACCCGGCATATACTGACAATATGCTTAACCACATGTACATCATGGCCGATTTAGCTGCCGTAATCAACGAACATCCACCATCCGAATTTACGTCGCACGGTAAACCAAGCGccacaaatattttcataacGGCCTCCAGTGTCGGAGCTTACACATCTTGGtgggaaacaataaaaaattacttcttcatcggcatcaTGTGCATCCTCGTATTACTCTTCCTACGCATCTGCTACTGTTGCGGTCTCTTCAAGATCTTCTGGGTTATATGCCGTCGCCCTCATAAACGTTCAACATCCTCCGAATCCATCCTCATGCATCAAGTCTGATTACGAGACGTAactcacgccgccgggagtgatgtaaagaagcaaataaatgtttttattcgatatgccTTCCCGTTTATTCTTTATGTATGACTCATGTGTTACGCCATAATAACTGCGCAGTAGAGTATTATATTACATCGGCACCTTGCCGCTTAGCAACAATTGTGATTGGCTGCTCATGCGTTGATCTGTATTGCACCATCAACTTAatgtatcaaatttcattacttGCGACACGTAATTGCGCAGTTGTTAATTGTTgtgcaatatgcgaggtttcgtgGTGAACTAAGATCTGAGTAAGTTCAGTTGTCGATGAGCCTCTGACTCTTACAGGAGGAGTTCAAGTTCAGCTAGTGCTTCCCTATTGATAAATTTGTGCAAGTGAATTGAGCTGTGTCACGTGCTTGTCTGAGTGTTCGGTTCACCCATATTGTTTACCCACGTGCCAACGAACTCCTGTTAACGCCGCCTTCTCTTATATCCTCGCCCGTGCTCCGGTCAAGCCACCGCGGTAAGCTTATACTACAGTATCATATTACACTCcgacttctctttctttagtCTGACTCCTTTTGTCTTATCCCAAACTGACTTCTGTACCGCTTAGCCCTACTTGGATAAATATAAATCATCGTGTGGGTAAATCGCCTCCGAGTTcgattcatttcaatttgtcttaattccgtaaagtacATCTTCTCACagagaagatgctttacactaCTAACTACATCCAATTCCCATACTTTCAACGTTAACCTGCAGCAACCAATGACACTTGAACAACAAGAGGTATAAAAGCTTTGGTTGGCACGCTTGGTGTTGTATTCCATACGGAATACAAATACTAAAATTGGAACGATACAGAGAAGATTAACATGGCCCCTGCGCAAGGATGACACGCAAAATCTTGAagcgttccacattttttctttatttattattgtagcAAAAGCCCGTTTAATACGCAATGCCATGTTCTTGCAGTTTTGACACATCAgccttcttagctcagtggcAGAGCACTAGTCTTGTAAGTTGTTAACTAGTGGTCATGAGTTCAATTCTCATAGAAGGCAGTATTTAATGCATGTGACAGACGTTACAAGCAGCATGCAATAGATGAGTTATCCTCACACGTGTGACTTGCATACTTCCGCTTCGAAGAGATAGCAAtagtcaggatggccgagcggtccaAGGCGCTGCGTTCAGGTCGCAGTCCAGTCTTCTGGGCGAGGGTTCgaatccctcttctgacaaAGAAGGCGATTTCCAAAGGTTGCCCTAGAGTTGACCTAGGGCAATTTTTTGCCCTAAGTATGTTCCAATGGACTGACGGGGCAACTTTTTTTCAGAGCAACTCTGGGTTTTTGTGTTCCAATGGCTGCCCCAAATTTTTAGAGTTGCCCTAAAACTGCACTTTCGGCGCTCGCAAAAACTGactttttttcagtttttcaaacCCTGAACGGGGCACTtcctagcagacgaatttttttattgttttgcagacgaattccttgttgtttcttgtttgtgcTGTATTATTGTTTTACATAACTTGCTTTATAGTGAGGAGACTTACTACACGGAGTATCCCGATTCAAAAAATGAGGATGGATTAAGGGTCCTACATCAGGTAAagtatttttcattgaatagaatttttaaaaaatttggcAAGTTGCAGTAGCGATTCTGGAACGATCTTGGCTCAAGATGATGGTTCACTGGATATTTGGAAGACGTGGGGATGCAATACCCTTGTCAATGACAATAGTACAATCAGATTCATAATTATCATCTTCCTTATTTCATgtgatcattttcatttatttcacaGCCTCCATATTCAAGGGCAGCAATATTGTTGTGCTTGCTGTCAAGCCAAACTTATTCCCTGATGTTGTTAGGGATTTGAACAAATGTAATGGACCAGAAAATCAGTTAGTGTTGTCTGTAATGGACGGGATCACTATTGAAGAGCTTGAAAAGGTAATAGAACACTGCTGGAAAATTAAAACCTTgatcttatattttttgtgcACATAGGGGATTTTTTCACAAGTGGCTAATCTTAAGGCCATAATTCGTGTGATGCCCAATACTCCTGCTTTGGTGGGTGTTGGTTGTGCAGCTATTTCATGCCATCTATATCATTCAATATTTCACTactaaattctttttaattttagtgtACTGTCTCAAGGAGCATGCATCTTCCAAGCATGCTGATGCAACCATCAAAATCTTAGCAACTGTGGGAATTTGTTGTCAGGTGACCAAGTGTCACATGGATGCTTATTCTGGATTGTGCTTGAGCGCGCCAGCATATGTAAGTGGACAGTAAtgtcctctttttcttttaaagcaagAAATGCAGTATAGTAACGCAAAAGGCAACCGCCGTCGTTAAGATTCTCATCAGACTCGATTTAAAAGGAGCCCGCTCGTTTTAATTGTTTTCCCGTCTCGACATGATTAGGTCTATATGGCGATTGAGGCCCTCTCCGACGGAGCCGTAAACATGGGAATCCCTTGACAATGACCTACCGTACCTGTTAGTACCGCGCAAACGGCTTATGGATCGGCCAAAATGGTTCTCGATACCAAGCGTCATCCTGGATCGTTGAGAGATGACGGTACctacatctaaaaaaaatatgcttcATGGTTTCctaaaatttttcctttttcttttcccaataaAATAATGTATGAAAAAGTGTGCTCGCCTGGAGGGACTACTATTCCTGGCGTCCATGCCCTTGAGAAGGCAGGATTCAGGAACGTCGAGCCATGGATCTTCTCAAAGCGCTTATCTAAAGATACCAAATTATTTCGTCTATACtgatctttttcttcctccatgTCTAGGGGTGCATTGATCGATGCCGTCGAGGCGGGGACCAAACGGGCTCAAGAACAAAGCGTTCACAAATAAGAGGATCCATGATCTGACCACAGCTGTTGCTTCCACCTAGTGATTGTTAAGCTTTCAAAATGATTATAATTCGTTATACAAcacagaaaaatcaaaaacatatttgcTGTTTTCGTTTGATGAAATTGTTAGAGAAACAATAGATGTGTTTACAACTTTAAGTATATTAAtaaacacgatttttttttgctatagtttaaaattcttttccattaAAGTAATTCATATGGGAAAAACATCTCTATAGTATCATTAAATGATGTAGAAATTTCACTCACTGTGAGATACATCGTTGGCATCCAAACAATAACACAAACAGCAAGTCTCTGCCTTTTGGGACATAGTTGCTAAGCCTGCATGACACGATGAGCAcacaaacttaaaaattttaaaaggacaatatttgttttctttattattacaaGTCCAAATAATCGGAAACTTCCTAAGAGATtctaattgaataaaaaatatattgtcGGAAGACGATAAACTTTCCACAATTAATAGCATAAACAAATCTACAACCATTCCACACAAAAACTACAACCTACACTTTCAACAcctgaaattttttgtttacaaatatGCGTTACAAGAGCGTCTGCTTGCACCAagacaaaaaatgtattccaATGGACTCAAAACCTGTCAATGCCCTGGCTAGTGCATGACGTCATGGCAAGGTTTCTGACTGCCCTAACCCTACTCTGTAGGGCAGCCATTGGAAATCgccaaaagaaattcaaagaaaaattcatgtccataattgtatttgaaattATGATTTGTCATACTAGCACTGAATGAATCGCCCTCGATACACATttcagcagatgtggccgagtggttaaggcgactgactagAAATCAGTTTCCCTCTGGGAGCGTAGGTTCGACTCCTACCATCTGCGTTGCACCAGATAGCAGTGTGTAGATAATCATAAGAGGCCAAGGCAACCGTCATGCAACGCTATTTTGTGTGCAAATTGGGATAGAAGCAAAAACTTTATGTAACTACTTTCCGAAATTGACTCAGTTGCCCCGAAGCGTGTAGAAAACTAAGTCGAATTTGAATTATCCtttcgatagctcagttggtagagcggtggactgtaggATGTCAAGCGAGTTATCCATAGGTcactggttcaactccggttcgaaggaAGTTTTGGTACTATTTGgtaattgtttccatttgttttgctgtaccTCATTACCAATCGGACCCTTTGGACTGCATTCAAATTCCCCAAACCCTTCCATTTTACTAGctcgagaaacatttttcctgATAATAATAGCAGCGCTCATaggttaacaatttttatacGCCTTGGATTTAGCAGTAGATTTGGGACAATAGATTAATAGATTAAGCCTTCCTCTGAAGTATATTACAACCTCATTCAGAGTATATAGCAACAGCAAACCCGATATGATGAGGCGCGCCCAACAACAGGAGTTCAAGGTACTAGATAAATCCTCATCGATGTTAAGACCTCAATAGCGGGTAATAGTAAAAAACTTATTCCGCTATTTATGGGACCATATCGAATCACGAAGTTGAACGGTAACCGCATGAAGAAAATCGAAGGTTGCGCAGGCA carries:
- the LOC130688543 gene encoding pyrroline-5-carboxylate reductase 2-like, with translation MDGITIEELEKGIFSQVANLKAIIRVMPNTPALVGVVYCLKEHASSKHADATIKILATVGICCQVTKCHMDAYSGLCLSAPAYVSGHTAQTAYGSAKMVLDTKRHPGSLRDDVCSPGGTTIPGVHALEKAGFRNVEPWIFSKRLSKDTKLFRLY